One region of Rhodophyticola sp. CCM32 genomic DNA includes:
- a CDS encoding acyl-CoA thioesterase, which yields MVFTYPQKILFKHCDPAGIVFYPRYFEMINDCVEAFFAQIGFPFETLHKTASVPTAEISTRFTAPSRHGDHLILTLEATRLGRSSLGLEITASAGTEARFACTSTLVLVDATGRPLRWPDPMRAALTPYIRSRP from the coding sequence ATGGTATTCACCTATCCGCAAAAGATTCTGTTCAAGCATTGCGACCCGGCGGGGATCGTTTTCTATCCGCGCTATTTCGAGATGATCAATGACTGTGTCGAAGCGTTTTTCGCGCAGATCGGGTTTCCGTTCGAAACCCTGCATAAAACCGCCTCGGTTCCCACGGCCGAGATTTCCACGCGCTTCACCGCGCCAAGCCGCCATGGGGATCATCTGATCCTCACGCTTGAAGCCACGCGTCTTGGCCGGTCCAGCCTGGGCCTTGAGATCACGGCATCCGCCGGCACCGAGGCGCGGTTCGCCTGCACCTCAACCCTGGTTCTTGTCGATGCCACCGGGCGGCCCCTGCGCTGGCCCGACCCGATGCGCGCCGCCCTTACCCCCTATATTCGGAGCAGACCATGA
- a CDS encoding RidA family protein: protein MTATIIQPRGWAPAKGYANGMLAADGTLYIGGQIGWTADQVFESHDFIAQMEQALRNIVAVVEAAGGTVTDITRLTWFVTSKSEYLARQREVGEVYRRVLGRHFPAMSMLVVAGLVEDEALVEIEATAYLGGEG, encoded by the coding sequence ATGACCGCCACAATCATTCAGCCCAGGGGCTGGGCCCCGGCCAAAGGCTATGCCAACGGGATGCTTGCCGCCGATGGCACGCTGTATATCGGCGGTCAGATCGGCTGGACCGCGGATCAGGTGTTTGAAAGCCATGACTTCATTGCCCAGATGGAACAGGCGCTGCGCAATATCGTGGCGGTGGTTGAGGCGGCGGGCGGAACGGTGACTGATATCACCCGGCTGACCTGGTTTGTGACCAGCAAATCGGAATATCTGGCCCGCCAGCGCGAGGTGGGCGAGGTCTATCGCCGGGTTCTGGGCCGCCATTTCCCGGCCATGTCCATGCTGGTTGTTGCCGGGCTGGTCGAGGATGAGGCCCTGGTCGAGATCGAGGCCACCGCCTATCTGGGCGGTGAGGGCTAA
- a CDS encoding ATP-binding cassette domain-containing protein: protein MSTDHAPIVEMKKIEKHFGSVIALNGVTLEVYPGECHCLLGDNGAGKSTFIKTMSGVHKPTRGEIFFEGKPMQFDDPRDAITAGIATVYQDLAMIPLMSVSRNFFMGNEPIRKVGPIKMFDHEYANAVTMEEMGKMGINLRGPDQAVGTLSGGERQTVAIARAVHFGAKVLILDEPTSALGVRQTANVLATVDKVRKKGIAVVFITHNVRHALAVGDRFTVLNRGTTLGTAQRGQITPEELQDMMAGGQELVALEGSLGGTV, encoded by the coding sequence ATGAGCACCGATCATGCACCCATCGTCGAGATGAAGAAGATTGAGAAACACTTCGGCAGCGTTATCGCGCTGAACGGGGTGACACTGGAGGTGTATCCCGGCGAATGCCATTGTCTTCTGGGCGATAACGGTGCCGGCAAATCCACCTTCATCAAGACCATGTCAGGGGTCCATAAACCGACCCGGGGCGAGATCTTCTTTGAAGGCAAACCGATGCAGTTCGACGATCCGCGCGATGCGATCACCGCCGGGATTGCAACCGTCTATCAGGATCTTGCGATGATCCCGCTGATGTCGGTCAGCCGCAATTTCTTCATGGGGAACGAGCCGATCCGCAAGGTCGGGCCGATCAAGATGTTCGATCATGAATATGCCAATGCCGTGACCATGGAGGAAATGGGCAAGATGGGCATCAATCTGCGCGGGCCCGATCAGGCGGTTGGCACATTGTCGGGCGGGGAACGCCAGACCGTGGCCATTGCCCGCGCGGTGCATTTCGGGGCCAAGGTGCTGATCCTGGATGAGCCGACCTCGGCCCTGGGCGTGCGCCAGACGGCCAATGTGCTGGCCACCGTGGACAAGGTGCGCAAAAAGGGCATCGCCGTGGTCTTCATCACCCATAATGTCCGCCACGCGCTGGCCGTGGGTGACCGGTTCACCGTGCTGAACCGGGGCACGACACTTGGCACCGCGCAACGCGGGCAGATCACGCCTGAAGAGTTGCAGGACATGATGGCAGGTGGTCAGGAACTGGTGGCGCTGGAAGGATCGCTTGGCGGCACGGTGTGA
- a CDS encoding ABC transporter permease, with amino-acid sequence MSDTATPQDERVKQMSGIRRALIRPELGGIVGTVAVFVFFLLFASDSGMFNAQGVMNWSTVSAQFMIIAVGACMLMIAGEFDLSVGSMIGFAGMSIAIFSVTLGLPVWLAILITFALCVCVGAMNGYIVIKTGLPSFIVTLAALFILRGFTIFFPQTIERRTIIGGIDTAAEGDWLAPLFGGEVGGPIFVWLADLGVIDTFERGTRAGEPVIDGIPMLIVWAVVLVIFGHTVMTRTRFGNWVFAAGGDAQAARYVGVPVNRVKILMFMFTAFCACVFATCQVMEFGSAGADRGVLKEFEAIIAVVIGGALLTGGYGSVVGAALGALIFGVVQQGLFFVGVESSLFRVFLGVILLFAVILNTYIRRIITGER; translated from the coding sequence ATGTCTGACACAGCAACACCACAGGACGAACGTGTAAAGCAGATGTCGGGCATCCGCCGGGCGCTGATCCGCCCGGAGCTGGGGGGCATTGTCGGCACGGTCGCGGTCTTTGTCTTCTTTCTGCTTTTTGCCAGCGACAGTGGCATGTTCAACGCCCAGGGCGTGATGAACTGGTCGACCGTATCAGCCCAGTTCATGATCATCGCGGTCGGCGCCTGCATGCTGATGATCGCCGGCGAGTTTGATCTGAGCGTCGGCTCGATGATCGGGTTTGCGGGCATGTCGATTGCCATCTTCTCGGTCACGCTTGGCCTGCCGGTCTGGCTGGCGATCCTGATCACCTTCGCGCTTTGCGTCTGTGTCGGGGCGATGAACGGCTATATCGTGATCAAGACAGGGCTGCCCAGCTTCATCGTGACCCTGGCGGCGCTGTTCATCCTGCGCGGGTTCACCATTTTTTTCCCCCAGACCATCGAGCGTCGCACCATCATCGGCGGGATTGATACCGCCGCAGAGGGTGATTGGCTGGCGCCGCTTTTCGGTGGCGAGGTGGGCGGGCCGATCTTTGTCTGGCTGGCCGATCTGGGGGTGATCGACACGTTCGAGCGCGGCACGCGCGCGGGCGAACCGGTGATCGACGGCATCCCGATGCTGATTGTCTGGGCGGTCGTGCTGGTGATTTTCGGCCATACGGTGATGACCCGCACCCGGTTCGGAAACTGGGTTTTCGCGGCGGGCGGCGATGCCCAGGCGGCGCGCTATGTGGGGGTACCGGTGAACCGGGTGAAAATCCTGATGTTCATGTTCACCGCTTTCTGCGCCTGCGTCTTTGCCACCTGTCAGGTGATGGAATTCGGATCGGCGGGCGCGGATCGCGGCGTGCTGAAAGAGTTTGAGGCAATCATTGCGGTGGTTATCGGCGGGGCGCTTCTGACCGGCGGATATGGCTCGGTCGTGGGGGCCGCCCTGGGGGCGCTGATCTTCGGCGTGGTCCAGCAGGGCCTGTTCTTTGTGGGCGTCGAAAGCTCTCTCTTCCGGGTGTTTCTGGGGGTGATCCTGCTGTTTGCGGTGATCCTGAACACCTATATCCGCCGCATCATCACCGGGGAGCGTTGA
- a CDS encoding sugar ABC transporter substrate-binding protein: MTSFLKTAALTALVAAAPLIPAGQAAAEGERYVLVSHAPDSDSWWNTIRNALALAGDQMDVEVEYRNPPTGDIADMARIIEQVAASGPDGIITTLADYDVLSGPIQSAVDAGIDVIIMNSGTPEQAADVGALMYVGQPEYDAGLAAGQRAARDGVTSFLCVNHVISNPVVAERCQGFADGLGVDLGDSMIDSGTDPSEIQNRVLAYLNANPDTDAILTLGPTSADPTILALESNGMAGDIYFGTFDLGDNIVQGIRDGVIEWGIDQQPFLQAYLPVVVLTNYHRYGVLPGNNINSGPGFITADGLDLVSEYAGEYR, encoded by the coding sequence ATGACATCATTTTTGAAAACTGCCGCGCTCACCGCCCTGGTTGCCGCCGCCCCGCTTATCCCGGCGGGCCAGGCCGCCGCAGAGGGGGAACGCTATGTGCTGGTCAGCCACGCGCCTGACAGCGACAGCTGGTGGAACACAATCCGCAACGCGCTGGCCCTTGCCGGTGACCAGATGGATGTCGAGGTTGAATACCGCAACCCGCCCACCGGCGACATCGCCGACATGGCCCGGATCATCGAGCAGGTTGCCGCATCCGGGCCCGATGGCATCATCACCACCCTGGCCGATTACGATGTGCTCAGCGGCCCGATCCAATCCGCCGTGGATGCGGGGATTGACGTGATCATCATGAATTCCGGCACCCCCGAACAGGCCGCCGATGTCGGCGCGCTGATGTATGTGGGCCAGCCGGAATATGATGCGGGTCTTGCTGCGGGCCAGCGGGCGGCGCGTGATGGCGTCACCTCGTTTCTCTGCGTGAACCATGTCATCTCGAACCCGGTTGTGGCCGAACGCTGCCAGGGTTTTGCCGATGGTCTTGGGGTTGATCTGGGCGATTCCATGATCGACAGCGGCACCGACCCGTCCGAGATTCAGAACCGGGTTCTGGCCTATCTGAACGCCAATCCCGACACCGATGCGATCCTGACGCTTGGGCCGACCTCGGCGGATCCGACGATTCTGGCGCTGGAATCCAACGGCATGGCCGGGGATATCTATTTCGGCACCTTCGATCTGGGTGACAATATCGTTCAGGGCATCCGCGATGGCGTCATCGAATGGGGCATTGATCAGCAGCCCTTCCTGCAGGCCTATCTGCCGGTTGTGGTTCTGACCAATTACCACCGCTATGGCGTTCTGCCGGGCAACAATATCAATTCCGGCCCCGGTTTCATCACCGCAGACGGCCTTGATCTGGTGTCCGAATACGCGGGCGAGTACCGCTAG
- a CDS encoding LacI family DNA-binding transcriptional regulator, whose translation MAVTLKDVAIRAGVSRSAVSRTFTEGASVSEKTRRKVEKAADELSYRPNALASSLTTGRTKLIGLVSNNFHNPIFLEVFDLFTRGLQDRGLRPLLVNLSDQTDPAGSVRMLRQYSVDGVIVASSTLPPSFAKEFRDAGVPVVHSFGRRSSAPQVHVVGIDNVECGRMAAQALIDRGYEHVAFLGGPEAATSTQDRLAGFMEVMRRHPGIAVSHSFASEYSFDAGRVEMTKQLMTDPAEAYFCGDDVLSIGALSAVAEAGLSVPGDVGIIGLNDMEMARWENINLTTIHQPVGEIINSSIDLVVATVDRPERTPEARLFPCRIVERGTLRPLVARGA comes from the coding sequence ATGGCAGTTACCCTGAAAGATGTGGCCATACGCGCAGGTGTATCCCGTTCGGCCGTGTCCCGGACCTTTACCGAAGGGGCTTCTGTCTCTGAAAAGACCCGGCGCAAGGTCGAGAAGGCCGCCGATGAGCTGAGCTATCGGCCCAATGCGCTCGCCTCCAGCCTGACAACGGGGCGCACCAAGCTGATCGGGCTGGTATCGAACAATTTTCACAACCCGATTTTCCTTGAGGTGTTCGATCTGTTCACCCGGGGATTGCAGGATCGCGGGCTGCGCCCGCTTCTGGTCAATCTGAGCGATCAGACGGATCCGGCGGGCTCTGTGCGGATGCTGCGGCAATATTCCGTCGATGGGGTGATCGTGGCCTCATCCACCCTGCCGCCCAGTTTCGCCAAGGAGTTCCGGGATGCGGGCGTACCGGTTGTGCATTCTTTCGGTCGCCGTTCCAGCGCGCCGCAGGTGCATGTGGTGGGTATCGACAATGTGGAATGCGGGCGGATGGCGGCGCAGGCCCTGATCGACCGGGGCTATGAACATGTGGCCTTTCTGGGCGGGCCCGAGGCCGCGACCTCAACCCAGGATCGCCTTGCCGGATTTATGGAGGTGATGCGGCGCCATCCCGGCATCGCGGTGAGCCACAGTTTCGCGTCGGAATATTCTTTCGATGCGGGCCGGGTCGAGATGACAAAACAGCTGATGACCGACCCGGCAGAGGCGTATTTCTGCGGCGATGATGTGCTGTCGATCGGTGCGTTGAGCGCGGTGGCCGAGGCCGGGCTGTCCGTGCCCGGTGATGTGGGGATTATCGGGCTGAACGATATGGAGATGGCGAGGTGGGAGAATATCAACCTGACCACCATTCATCAGCCGGTGGGAGAGATCATCAATTCCTCGATCGATCTGGTTGTGGCGACAGTGGACAGGCCCGAGCGGACACCTGAGGCGCGGCTGTTTCCATGCCGGATTGTGGAACGCGGCACGTTGCGACCGCTGGTGGCGCGCGGCGCATAA
- a CDS encoding TIM barrel protein yields MTIKIGNAPCSWGVEFADDPRNPDWQSVLQQCAEAGYTGIELGPVGFMPEDPAVLGEALAKHDLDLIGGVVFRPFHDPDAWEDVMDGALRTCKALTAHSAQHLVLIDSISPRRAPTAGRADEAEQMDAAEWAAYRDRIATIARIGAEEYGLTVGIHAHAAGFMDFEPELERLLDEVDEQILKICFDTGHHSYAGFDPVGFMKRHMGRISYMHFKDIDPSVKADVIARRTGFYDACGQGIFCNLGQGDVDFPAVRHLLLEAGFQGWCTVEQDCDPTLDPDPVGDARANRDYLTSIGFNGKV; encoded by the coding sequence ATGACCATAAAGATCGGCAATGCGCCCTGTTCCTGGGGTGTGGAATTTGCAGATGACCCGCGAAACCCGGACTGGCAAAGTGTTCTGCAACAATGCGCCGAGGCAGGCTATACAGGTATCGAGCTTGGCCCCGTGGGCTTCATGCCGGAAGACCCCGCAGTCCTTGGCGAGGCTTTGGCAAAGCATGATCTGGACCTGATCGGCGGTGTGGTGTTCCGCCCCTTCCATGACCCGGACGCGTGGGAGGATGTGATGGATGGCGCCCTGCGCACCTGCAAGGCGCTGACCGCCCATAGCGCGCAGCATCTGGTGCTGATCGACTCGATCTCGCCGCGCCGCGCGCCCACCGCAGGCCGCGCCGATGAGGCCGAGCAGATGGATGCCGCCGAATGGGCCGCCTATCGCGACCGGATTGCCACCATCGCCAGAATAGGGGCCGAGGAATACGGGCTGACCGTGGGCATCCATGCCCATGCCGCAGGCTTCATGGATTTCGAACCCGAGCTGGAACGGTTGCTGGACGAGGTCGATGAACAGATCCTGAAAATCTGCTTCGATACCGGGCATCATTCCTATGCGGGGTTTGACCCGGTGGGTTTCATGAAACGCCATATGGGGCGTATTTCCTACATGCATTTCAAAGATATCGACCCCTCCGTCAAGGCAGATGTTATCGCCCGGCGCACCGGGTTCTATGATGCCTGCGGGCAGGGCATTTTCTGCAATCTCGGGCAGGGTGATGTCGATTTCCCCGCCGTGCGGCACCTGCTGCTGGAGGCCGGGTTTCAGGGCTGGTGTACGGTCGAACAGGATTGCGACCCGACGCTTGACCCCGACCCTGTGGGCGATGCCCGGGCCAATCGCGACTATCTCACCTCCATCGGCTTCAACGGAAAGGTCTGA
- a CDS encoding Gfo/Idh/MocA family protein, which yields MTEIGIGIIGGGYMGKAHAVAMAAVGAVFDTVLRPRLEMVCATTPDSAERYRKAYGFARATDDWQALVADARVQAIIIAAPQDMHREIALAAFALGKPVLCEKPLGASLEDSRAMVEAAETSGAVNMVAFNYIRTPASQYARQLIAEGTIGDLTWFRGEHTEDFYADPDSPASWRTKGMSNGTMGDLAPHMINAALALVGPIAQVMGEVETVHQTRPGAGGPEQVTNDDQAQIMCRFENGVMGHMYFSRIATGRKMGYAYEITGTKGAIRFDQEDQNALWLYRAEGPGATRGFTKILTGPAHPDYLSFCQGPGHGTGYQDQIIIEAKDFLTAIETGQPVWPSFRDGMEVNRIIAAALTSSARKRWISLTSV from the coding sequence ATGACCGAAATCGGCATCGGAATCATCGGCGGCGGATATATGGGCAAGGCCCATGCGGTCGCGATGGCGGCCGTCGGGGCCGTGTTCGACACTGTGCTGCGCCCGCGGCTGGAAATGGTCTGCGCCACCACACCGGACAGTGCCGAACGCTATCGCAAGGCTTACGGCTTTGCCCGGGCAACGGATGACTGGCAGGCGCTGGTCGCCGATGCCCGCGTTCAGGCCATCATCATCGCCGCCCCGCAGGACATGCACCGCGAAATTGCCCTGGCCGCCTTCGCGCTCGGCAAACCGGTCCTGTGCGAAAAACCACTTGGCGCATCGCTTGAGGACAGCCGGGCCATGGTCGAGGCCGCAGAGACCAGCGGTGCCGTCAACATGGTCGCCTTCAACTATATCCGCACACCCGCCAGCCAATATGCCAGACAGCTGATCGCCGAGGGCACAATCGGCGATCTGACCTGGTTTCGCGGCGAACATACCGAAGATTTCTACGCCGATCCCGACAGCCCCGCGAGTTGGCGCACCAAAGGCATGAGCAACGGTACAATGGGCGATCTGGCCCCCCATATGATCAATGCCGCCCTCGCCCTTGTCGGCCCGATTGCCCAGGTGATGGGGGAGGTTGAGACCGTTCACCAAACCCGCCCCGGCGCGGGCGGGCCGGAACAGGTCACCAATGACGATCAGGCCCAGATCATGTGCCGCTTTGAAAACGGCGTGATGGGGCATATGTATTTCAGCCGTATCGCCACCGGCCGCAAAATGGGCTATGCCTATGAGATCACTGGCACAAAAGGCGCGATCCGCTTCGATCAGGAAGATCAGAACGCGCTCTGGCTCTACCGGGCCGAGGGGCCCGGGGCCACGCGCGGCTTCACCAAAATCCTGACCGGCCCGGCCCATCCTGATTATCTGTCCTTCTGTCAGGGGCCCGGCCACGGCACCGGCTATCAGGATCAGATCATCATCGAGGCGAAGGATTTTCTGACCGCCATCGAAACCGGCCAGCCGGTCTGGCCCAGCTTCCGCGACGGGATGGAGGTGAACCGAATCATCGCCGCCGCACTCACCTCTTCAGCCCGGAAACGCTGGATTTCACTTACCTCTGTCTGA
- the iolD gene encoding 3D-(3,5/4)-trihydroxycyclohexane-1,2-dione acylhydrolase (decyclizing), with product MPQTLRLTVAQAIIRYLQNQFIDLDGVEQRICGGGFGIFGHGNVPCLGEALYAVQEDLPLYRGQNEQSMGFAAAAYAKYHLRRRFMFCTASAGPGTTNLLTSAALAHANRLPMLMLCGDTFLTRLPDPVLQQLEHFGNPTLGVNDAFKAVTRYWDRITHPAQIIQSLPAALAVMLDPAECGPAFIGLPQDVQGWAYDYPVDLFEKTVHRIRRVTPDADEIRDAATALTAAKRPMIIAGGGVQYSRAVDQLTGFAEAHQIPVVESIAGRANLLATHDLNIGPLGVTGSDSANSIAEQADVILSVGCRLQDFTTGSWTAFAHDATLISLNAARHDAGKHRSLPVVGDAKLGLMALDAALAGYRAPKGWTAMARAERETWDAYVAENIAPGNRPNSYAQAIGVVNALCDTRDRVVAAAGGLPAEVTANWRTLDIGTVDVEFGFSCMGYEIAGGWGARIAQAQIEPERDTIVFTGDGSYLLMNSDIYSSVLTGMKLIILVLDNGGFAVINKLQNNTGNESFNNLIADCPTVPAPFTVDFEAHAASMGAVAETVANPTELGEAFSRAKASDKTHVIVMKVDPYEGWTTQGHTWWEVGTPEVSDSAKVRKAYAEQEATRPRQRKGV from the coding sequence ATGCCGCAAACCCTTCGCCTGACCGTTGCACAGGCCATCATCCGCTATCTTCAGAACCAGTTTATCGATCTGGACGGGGTTGAGCAGCGGATCTGCGGTGGCGGGTTCGGCATTTTCGGCCATGGCAATGTGCCCTGCCTGGGGGAGGCGCTTTATGCCGTGCAGGAGGATTTGCCGCTTTATCGGGGGCAGAATGAACAAAGCATGGGGTTCGCGGCGGCGGCCTATGCGAAATATCACCTGCGGCGGCGGTTCATGTTCTGCACCGCCAGTGCCGGGCCGGGCACAACCAACCTGCTGACATCGGCGGCGCTGGCCCATGCCAACCGCCTGCCGATGCTGATGCTGTGCGGCGATACGTTTCTGACCCGGCTTCCCGACCCGGTGCTGCAACAGCTGGAGCATTTCGGAAACCCGACCCTGGGTGTGAATGATGCCTTCAAAGCGGTGACCCGATACTGGGACCGGATCACCCATCCGGCCCAGATCATCCAGTCTTTGCCCGCCGCATTGGCGGTGATGCTGGACCCGGCGGAGTGCGGGCCTGCCTTTATCGGCCTGCCTCAGGATGTGCAGGGATGGGCCTATGATTACCCTGTCGACCTGTTTGAAAAGACCGTGCATCGCATACGCCGGGTCACACCCGATGCGGATGAGATACGGGATGCGGCAACGGCGCTGACAGCAGCCAAACGCCCGATGATCATCGCCGGTGGCGGGGTGCAGTATTCCCGCGCCGTGGATCAGTTGACCGGTTTTGCCGAGGCGCATCAGATCCCGGTGGTGGAAAGCATTGCCGGGCGGGCCAATCTGCTTGCCACCCATGATCTGAATATCGGGCCTTTGGGGGTGACGGGATCAGACAGCGCCAACAGCATTGCCGAACAGGCCGATGTGATCCTGTCGGTTGGTTGCCGGTTGCAGGATTTCACCACCGGGTCCTGGACCGCCTTTGCCCATGACGCGACCCTGATCTCCCTGAATGCGGCGCGCCATGATGCGGGCAAACACCGGTCCTTGCCGGTGGTGGGGGATGCGAAACTGGGGCTGATGGCGCTTGATGCGGCACTGGCCGGGTATAGGGCGCCGAAAGGCTGGACCGCGATGGCGCGGGCGGAACGGGAGACATGGGATGCCTATGTGGCGGAGAATATCGCCCCCGGCAACCGGCCCAATTCCTATGCGCAGGCCATCGGCGTGGTGAATGCGCTCTGCGATACCCGCGACCGGGTTGTGGCGGCGGCCGGTGGATTGCCTGCCGAGGTCACCGCCAACTGGCGCACGCTGGATATTGGCACGGTGGATGTGGAATTCGGCTTTTCCTGCATGGGGTATGAGATTGCCGGAGGCTGGGGCGCGCGGATCGCGCAGGCGCAGATTGAGCCGGAGCGCGATACCATCGTGTTCACCGGTGACGGGTCATACCTGCTGATGAATTCCGACATCTATTCCTCGGTCCTGACGGGGATGAAGCTGATCATTCTGGTGCTCGACAATGGCGGGTTTGCGGTGATCAACAAACTGCAAAACAACACCGGGAATGAAAGCTTCAACAATCTGATCGCCGATTGCCCGACCGTGCCCGCCCCCTTCACCGTTGATTTCGAGGCCCATGCCGCCTCCATGGGGGCTGTGGCCGAGACCGTGGCGAACCCGACAGAGCTGGGGGAGGCGTTCAGCCGTGCGAAGGCCAGCGACAAGACCCATGTGATTGTCATGAAAGTGGACCCTTACGAGGGCTGGACCACGCAGGGCCACACCTGGTGGGAGGTCGGCACACCCGAAGTTTCCGACAGCGCCAAAGTGCGCAAGGCCTATGCAGAGCAGGAAGCCACCCGACCCCGGCAGCGCAAGGGCGTGTGA
- the iolC gene encoding 5-dehydro-2-deoxygluconokinase, translated as MDLSGNNFVIIGRAGMDFYPDPPGTRTEEAIQFFSCLGGSSANIGVAITRQGGRAALVTRVSDDAIGRFAVNELRKYGIDHAHVTPVGGEARTSLAVVETRIEDHQSVIYRNGAADFQMTKADVEAVDYTAYSALITTGTVFAAEPSRSACFHAFDLAKAAGLPLIFDIDYRPYSWPSAEEAAQVYSRAGAICDVIIGNDVEFGFMAGDYDKGLEKARSLLAEGAQVVIYKMGERGAVTLTPEGEFRTGIFPTTALKPTGAGDSFMGGFIAALAAGREVQEAVLRGSAAAAIVVSRVGCAPAMPTTEEVEAFLASHPGPVAA; from the coding sequence ATGGACCTCTCGGGCAATAATTTTGTCATCATCGGGCGGGCAGGGATGGATTTCTACCCCGACCCGCCGGGCACCAGAACCGAGGAAGCCATACAGTTTTTCAGCTGTCTTGGCGGGTCTTCGGCCAATATCGGCGTGGCGATCACCCGGCAGGGCGGGCGCGCGGCGCTGGTCACAAGGGTGTCGGATGATGCGATCGGGCGCTTTGCCGTCAATGAGTTGCGGAAATACGGGATTGATCATGCCCATGTGACCCCCGTGGGGGGCGAGGCGCGTACATCCCTGGCGGTTGTTGAGACCCGCATCGAAGACCATCAATCGGTGATCTACCGCAATGGCGCGGCGGATTTCCAGATGACCAAAGCCGATGTGGAGGCGGTGGATTACACCGCCTATTCCGCACTGATCACCACCGGCACCGTTTTCGCGGCAGAACCGTCGCGCAGCGCCTGTTTCCATGCTTTCGATCTGGCCAAGGCTGCCGGTCTGCCGCTGATTTTCGATATCGACTATCGCCCCTATTCCTGGCCCTCGGCAGAGGAGGCCGCACAGGTCTACTCCCGTGCCGGGGCTATCTGTGATGTGATCATCGGCAATGATGTGGAATTCGGGTTTATGGCCGGTGATTATGACAAAGGCCTTGAAAAGGCCCGGTCTCTGCTTGCCGAAGGCGCGCAGGTCGTCATCTACAAAATGGGGGAAAGGGGGGCTGTGACCCTGACACCCGAAGGTGAATTCCGCACCGGTATCTTTCCCACCACGGCGCTGAAACCCACCGGTGCAGGTGACAGTTTCATGGGTGGTTTCATCGCCGCCCTCGCCGCAGGCCGCGAGGTGCAGGAGGCGGTTCTGCGCGGTTCCGCCGCTGCGGCCATTGTTGTTTCCCGCGTGGGTTGCGCGCCTGCGATGCCTACAACCGAAGAAGTGGAGGCATTCCTGGCCTCCCATCCCGGGCCGGTTGCGGCCTGA
- a CDS encoding 5-deoxy-glucuronate isomerase → MHIPPYDNANTPIVDVDHDLVPLNYFNIVRLAAGQSFDYAVPGYETCVVPATGTVTVEVAGETYADIGNRVIDVWDGEPEGVYIPTGAGARITCQTDTAEVFIAGAKYDGVLKPFAVRAAELDLVQYGSDDTKTHRKIKHILGGNHHDRVGRLLVSELYTVGQGGWSGFPSHKHDTDRLPDETRHDETYNFRFRPDYGSGLQMLQREDNKPGDAYHIVDGSTILIDKGYHPCAVLPGYEMYYFTILGGLSQRSLKQYFQPTHADQLHTIPGIMDMVAKFK, encoded by the coding sequence ATGCATATTCCCCCCTATGACAACGCCAATACGCCCATCGTCGATGTGGACCATGATCTGGTGCCGCTGAACTATTTCAACATCGTCAGGCTGGCGGCGGGGCAAAGCTTTGACTATGCCGTGCCGGGGTATGAAACCTGTGTTGTGCCCGCAACCGGGACGGTGACGGTTGAGGTGGCGGGAGAGACCTATGCGGATATCGGCAACCGGGTGATAGATGTCTGGGACGGGGAGCCCGAGGGCGTTTATATACCGACCGGCGCAGGCGCGCGGATCACCTGTCAGACAGACACGGCCGAGGTGTTCATCGCCGGTGCGAAATATGATGGCGTGCTGAAACCCTTTGCGGTCCGCGCGGCAGAGCTTGATCTGGTCCAATACGGCTCAGACGACACCAAGACCCATCGCAAGATCAAACATATTCTGGGTGGCAACCATCATGACCGTGTGGGCCGGTTGCTGGTCAGCGAGCTTTATACCGTGGGGCAGGGGGGCTGGTCGGGATTTCCCAGCCACAAGCATGATACCGACCGGCTGCCCGACGAAACCCGCCATGACGAGACCTATAACTTCCGGTTCAGACCCGATTACGGCTCGGGCCTGCAGATGTTGCAGCGCGAGGATAACAAGCCCGGCGATGCCTATCATATCGTCGATGGCTCCACGATTCTGATCGACAAGGGCTATCATCCCTGCGCCGTGCTGCCGGGGTATGAGATGTATTATTTCACCATCCTCGGCGGGCTGAGCCAGCGGAGCCTGAAACAGTATTTTCAGCCGACCCATGCGGACCAGCTGCACACGATACCCGGGATCATGGATATGGTGGCCAAGTTCAAATGA